From Vibrio aerogenes, a single genomic window includes:
- a CDS encoding NAD-dependent succinate-semialdehyde dehydrogenase, translating to MDQIVNKNLLKVTCASSDDAIAVLNPATDEILTYIPSVPTAEINGLIEKSKQAQLLWQERTAAERCAILRKWYDLVIENSDDLARIMTLEQGKPLAEAKGEVLYGASFIQWFAEEGKRTYGETIPTPASGKRLMTIKQPVGVAAAITPWNFPIAMITRKAAPALAAGCSFIVKPANQTPLSAYAMAELAYEAGLPKDLLIVLNNHSSVAVGDIFCQNDDIKKLSFTGSTQVGSHLIKQCADTIKRTSMELGGNAPFIVFEDADIEEAVKGAIASKFRNAGQTCVCANRFYVQNAVYDEFVEKLAKAVAELKVGNGLEAGVNIGPLIDMKAKNSVMGYINEAVEQGAKIISGGRSLEGLFVEPTILADVTQEMEIVQTELFGPIAPVIRFENDVELVEKANDTIYGLASYFYTGNLHRAFNIAEKLEYGMVGINEGIISNEVAPFGGVKQSGFGREGAKQGIDEYLNVKYLCFGGF from the coding sequence ATGGACCAAATTGTTAATAAAAATTTACTCAAAGTAACATGTGCTTCCAGTGATGATGCAATTGCAGTGCTGAACCCGGCAACAGATGAGATCCTGACTTACATCCCCTCTGTGCCAACGGCTGAAATAAATGGATTAATCGAAAAATCAAAGCAGGCGCAACTGTTATGGCAGGAAAGAACCGCTGCGGAACGATGTGCCATACTGCGCAAATGGTATGATCTGGTCATTGAAAACAGTGATGATCTGGCCAGAATTATGACCCTTGAACAGGGTAAGCCACTGGCTGAAGCAAAAGGGGAAGTCCTGTACGGTGCCTCTTTCATTCAATGGTTTGCTGAAGAAGGGAAAAGAACTTACGGCGAAACGATTCCGACACCAGCCTCCGGTAAACGGCTTATGACCATTAAGCAACCGGTCGGTGTGGCTGCGGCGATTACACCCTGGAACTTCCCAATCGCAATGATCACCCGTAAGGCAGCCCCTGCGCTTGCAGCGGGATGTAGTTTTATCGTCAAACCAGCGAATCAGACGCCACTTTCTGCCTATGCAATGGCTGAACTGGCTTACGAAGCAGGACTGCCAAAAGACCTGCTGATTGTGCTGAACAACCATTCATCTGTCGCTGTTGGCGATATTTTCTGCCAGAACGATGACATTAAAAAACTGTCCTTTACCGGTTCAACTCAGGTCGGCAGCCATCTCATCAAACAATGTGCGGATACCATCAAGCGTACCTCAATGGAGCTGGGCGGAAATGCACCTTTTATTGTGTTTGAAGATGCTGATATCGAAGAAGCTGTCAAAGGTGCTATTGCTTCAAAATTCCGTAATGCCGGCCAAACCTGTGTCTGTGCAAACCGCTTTTATGTTCAGAATGCCGTGTATGACGAGTTTGTTGAAAAACTGGCCAAAGCAGTGGCTGAGCTGAAAGTCGGCAATGGTCTGGAAGCGGGTGTCAATATTGGTCCGCTGATTGATATGAAGGCGAAAAACAGTGTGATGGGGTACATCAACGAAGCGGTTGAACAAGGCGCGAAAATCATTTCAGGCGGCCGATCGCTGGAAGGTCTGTTTGTTGAGCCAACCATTCTGGCTGATGTCACGCAGGAGATGGAAATTGTTCAAACAGAACTCTTTGGCCCCATAGCACCGGTCATTCGCTTCGAAAACGATGTTGAACTGGTCGAAAAAGCCAACGATACCATTTACGGACTGGCGAGTTACTTCTACACCGGCAACCTGCACCGCGCATTCAATATCGCAGAGAAACTCGAGTATGGCATGGTAGGAATCAATGAAGGCATCATTTCTAACGAAGTCGCGCCGTTTGGTGGTGTTAAACAATCAGGATTCGGCCGCGAAGGTGCCAAACAGGGCATTGATGAATACCTGAATGTGAAATACCTCTGTTTCGGTGGATTTTAA
- a CDS encoding TRAP transporter substrate-binding protein, producing the protein MFGVKGKTLAKKLLAVTLGVSALVSSAAGFAAEYNWRFANLYGRGTAFGAVYEDLAKQIETMSGGRIAVQVLYSGEGVGTSGILNAVKSGLITMGAPFQPMHAGEFPAGVVEVGLPGGTSDVGELMTLFHERGFGDVMKKAYASQGLVSLEPYIQPPVYIITKKPINSIADFKGMKIRAPGAYGKFLRNLGASPVSLAWSEIYTSLATGVIDGSIGSNMIDHRDGNHVEVAKYMYPLPIAGAQVLPIVVNRRAWNKLPDDLKAIVKGATAVHAIEQVTKSKLWESQAVAEMEAKGLKWSPAPSDADKKAWKQAGQTLAQEYAKENPYSKQLVEILEKQ; encoded by the coding sequence ATGTTTGGAGTAAAGGGAAAGACACTGGCGAAAAAATTACTGGCAGTAACGCTTGGCGTCAGTGCGCTGGTGAGTTCGGCTGCGGGGTTTGCCGCTGAGTATAACTGGCGTTTTGCAAACCTTTATGGCCGGGGAACAGCATTTGGTGCAGTCTATGAAGATTTAGCAAAACAAATTGAGACCATGTCTGGCGGCCGTATTGCTGTACAGGTACTTTATTCCGGTGAAGGTGTAGGAACCAGTGGTATCCTGAATGCGGTGAAATCTGGCCTGATAACGATGGGCGCACCGTTCCAGCCAATGCATGCAGGTGAGTTTCCTGCAGGGGTTGTTGAAGTCGGTTTGCCTGGTGGTACATCTGACGTCGGTGAACTGATGACTTTGTTCCATGAGCGCGGTTTTGGCGATGTCATGAAAAAAGCCTATGCATCTCAGGGCCTGGTTTCACTGGAACCTTATATCCAGCCACCGGTTTACATCATTACCAAGAAACCAATTAATTCAATTGCTGACTTTAAAGGCATGAAGATTCGTGCGCCGGGTGCTTATGGTAAGTTCCTGCGTAACTTGGGTGCTTCACCCGTTTCACTGGCATGGAGTGAAATCTATACCTCACTGGCAACCGGTGTCATTGATGGTTCGATTGGCTCGAACATGATTGACCACCGTGACGGTAACCACGTTGAAGTGGCCAAGTATATGTATCCACTGCCGATTGCCGGTGCTCAGGTATTGCCCATTGTGGTCAACCGCAGAGCCTGGAATAAACTGCCTGATGACTTGAAAGCGATTGTCAAAGGTGCAACGGCAGTGCATGCCATCGAGCAGGTTACTAAATCAAAGCTTTGGGAATCACAGGCTGTGGCTGAAATGGAAGCGAAAGGCCTGAAATGGAGCCCGGCACCATCAGATGCAGACAAAAAAGCCTGGAAGCAGGCAGGTCAGACGCTTGCTCAGGAATATGCGAAAGAGAATCCTTACTCGAAACAACTCGTAGAGATTCTTGAAAAGCAGTAA
- a CDS encoding TRAP transporter small permease subunit, which yields MTLVLRGYCQFIRYVVRFIGRSVSYLLPVLAGIVAYEVFARYILDKPTIWGYDSSLFLFGYIAALGGAYAQQKEAHINVDIVHGKVSEKVRRLFDMTTAILAIGFLAVMTKMCFGMFLESMEFHYKTQSEWAPPMNHFWLMVTISAVIFIAQYSTELIQNIFWFVTGRELLGEHCDLSELSEQPFRVDSHQIDKPAFDKESPDGN from the coding sequence ATGACATTAGTTTTAAGAGGATATTGTCAGTTCATCAGATATGTTGTCAGATTTATCGGGCGCTCAGTGTCTTATTTACTTCCTGTGCTGGCCGGTATTGTCGCTTACGAAGTATTTGCCCGTTATATCCTGGATAAACCCACTATTTGGGGCTACGACTCTTCTCTGTTTTTGTTCGGATATATCGCTGCACTTGGCGGGGCGTATGCCCAGCAAAAAGAAGCGCACATTAATGTAGATATTGTTCACGGAAAAGTATCAGAGAAAGTGCGTCGTCTGTTTGATATGACGACCGCAATACTGGCAATCGGTTTTCTGGCTGTGATGACAAAAATGTGCTTTGGTATGTTTCTCGAAAGTATGGAGTTTCACTATAAGACCCAAAGTGAATGGGCACCGCCAATGAACCATTTCTGGCTCATGGTTACCATTTCTGCTGTGATTTTTATTGCGCAGTATTCGACAGAATTAATTCAAAACATTTTCTGGTTTGTCACTGGCAGAGAGTTATTGGGTGAGCACTGTGATCTCAGTGAGTTGAGTGAGCAACCTTTCAGGGTCGACAGCCACCAGATTGATAAGCCCGCTTTTGACAAGGAGAGTCCTGATGGGAATTGA
- a CDS encoding TRAP transporter large permease, whose amino-acid sequence MGIEMLTVVLLACILTAFALGAQVGLALGGIAMGVGYVTWGDSMFNIVPTTVESTFFNFILLAIPLYIYMGQILTRSGIGDAMFNASQLAIGRLRGSLAISVIGVCSMIGAMVGIIGAGIMTSSSIALKPMLDRGYDKKLALGVIMAGGSLGILIPPSIPMIMFASSTQNSVGKMFLGAMVPALITIVLLISYVIISCKLNPERAPLDSDNDIEVPKGYELFKTIRDGASSLALIVVVLGSIIAGIATPTESGALGVVGAIILAILFKRFKPEMLRKAGMQTSILVSVAMWIILGASVFSNFHLLMGIQGMVSGFTKGLDLPPIVIIMMFQVIMLFLGFIIDEFIIVLMCAPIFTPVAVSLGYDPIWFGVLMILNIVIAVQTPPYGFALFYLKGIAPKGVTMMDLYKSVIPFISVQFIVLVICMIFPDLVTWLPNLVMNS is encoded by the coding sequence ATGGGAATTGAAATGTTAACCGTGGTCCTGCTGGCCTGTATTTTAACGGCATTCGCCTTAGGTGCTCAGGTCGGTCTGGCATTGGGCGGAATTGCGATGGGAGTGGGTTACGTCACCTGGGGTGACTCCATGTTTAATATTGTCCCGACTACGGTTGAAAGTACTTTTTTCAACTTTATTCTTTTAGCAATCCCACTTTATATCTATATGGGACAAATTCTGACCCGTTCAGGTATCGGTGATGCCATGTTTAATGCCAGTCAGCTGGCGATTGGGCGCCTGCGTGGATCACTGGCGATCAGTGTGATCGGCGTCTGTTCGATGATTGGTGCGATGGTGGGAATTATCGGTGCCGGGATAATGACTTCGAGCAGTATTGCGCTGAAGCCGATGCTGGATCGTGGCTACGATAAAAAACTGGCGCTGGGCGTAATTATGGCGGGGGGATCGCTGGGGATTTTGATTCCGCCAAGTATTCCGATGATCATGTTTGCTTCTTCCACGCAAAACTCCGTGGGAAAAATGTTTTTAGGTGCCATGGTGCCGGCATTGATTACCATTGTTTTGCTGATTTCTTATGTGATTATCTCGTGTAAGCTGAATCCGGAGCGCGCACCGCTCGATTCTGATAATGATATTGAAGTTCCAAAAGGTTATGAGCTGTTTAAAACGATTCGGGATGGGGCTTCCTCACTGGCGCTGATCGTGGTTGTTTTAGGCAGTATTATTGCAGGGATTGCCACACCCACCGAATCGGGCGCTTTAGGCGTTGTGGGTGCGATTATTCTGGCGATTTTGTTTAAACGCTTTAAGCCCGAAATGCTGCGTAAGGCCGGGATGCAAACCTCGATTCTTGTGAGTGTGGCGATGTGGATTATTCTGGGTGCCTCCGTTTTCAGTAACTTCCACTTACTGATGGGCATTCAGGGGATGGTGTCAGGATTTACCAAAGGTCTGGACCTGCCTCCGATTGTGATCATCATGATGTTCCAGGTCATCATGCTATTCCTTGGGTTTATTATCGATGAATTTATTATCGTGCTGATGTGCGCGCCGATCTTTACGCCTGTGGCTGTCTCTCTGGGCTATGACCCAATCTGGTTTGGTGTGTTGATGATTCTCAACATTGTGATTGCTGTTCAGACACCACCGTATGGCTTTGCACTTTTCTATCTGAAGGGAATTGCACCAAAAGGGGTAACCATGATGGATCTGTACAAATCGGTGATTCCGTTTATCTCGGTTCAGTTCATTGTTTTGGTGATTTGTATGATCTTCCCTGACCTGGTGACATGGTTACCTAATCTGGTTATGAATAGTTAA
- a CDS encoding mechanosensitive ion channel domain-containing protein, with the protein MATDSIADTAAAKTVENLSQVNHWLTDNSDLLVQYGVNILAAVLILFIGNLFVKLIAGSVARVLKKKAMDTAVVEFIHGLIRYLLFIIVLIAALSRVGVQTASVVAVIGAAGLAVGLALQGSLSNFAAGILIVAFRPFKSGDFVEVSGVSGAVESIQIFQTVLKTPDNKMVVVPNSGVIGGPITNYSRHATRRIDFVVGVSYSADLQKTKQVLKEVMERDERVLKSPEVTVGVVELADSSVNFVVRPWVKTEDYWGAYFDLTQAMKEALDANGIEIPFPQMDVHLEKADAS; encoded by the coding sequence ATGGCCACAGACTCAATTGCTGATACTGCCGCAGCAAAAACAGTGGAAAACCTGTCACAGGTGAATCACTGGCTGACTGATAATTCCGACCTGCTGGTTCAGTATGGCGTGAACATTCTGGCAGCAGTACTGATCCTGTTCATTGGTAACCTGTTCGTCAAACTGATTGCGGGCAGTGTTGCCAGAGTCCTGAAGAAAAAAGCTATGGATACGGCAGTCGTCGAGTTTATTCATGGTTTGATTCGTTACCTGCTGTTCATTATTGTACTCATTGCTGCGTTAAGCCGGGTTGGCGTACAAACGGCTTCAGTTGTTGCTGTCATTGGTGCTGCCGGCCTTGCTGTTGGTCTGGCTTTACAAGGGTCATTGTCAAATTTTGCAGCTGGTATTTTAATTGTCGCTTTCCGGCCATTTAAATCAGGTGATTTTGTTGAAGTCTCCGGCGTCTCAGGTGCGGTTGAAAGTATTCAGATTTTTCAGACGGTATTAAAAACGCCGGATAACAAAATGGTTGTCGTGCCTAACTCTGGTGTGATTGGCGGGCCGATTACAAACTACTCCCGCCATGCAACCCGGCGGATTGATTTTGTGGTTGGTGTGTCTTACAGCGCTGATTTGCAAAAAACCAAACAAGTGCTGAAAGAAGTGATGGAACGTGATGAACGTGTTTTGAAAAGCCCTGAAGTCACGGTCGGTGTCGTCGAGCTGGCGGACTCTTCAGTCAATTTTGTGGTTCGCCCATGGGTGAAAACGGAAGACTACTGGGGGGCATACTTTGATTTAACTCAGGCGATGAAAGAAGCGCTGGATGCAAATGGAATCGAGATTCCGTTCCCGCAAATGGATGTCCATCTGGAAAAAGCGGATGCTTCCTGA
- the pykF gene encoding pyruvate kinase PykF yields MKKTKIVCTIGPKTESVEKLTQLVDAGMNVMRLNFSHGDYEEHGGRIKNFRQVMQAAGKQLAILLDTKGPEIRTIKLENGDDVDLVAGQEFTFTTDATVVGNKDRVAVTYPGFAQDLSVGNTILVDDGLLEMEVIAKTETEVKCTVLNNGALGENKGVNLPSVSVKLPALSEKDKSDLKFGCEQGVDFVAASFIRKADDVREIRELLNANGGESIHIISKIENQEGVDNFDEILELSDGIMVARGDLGVEIPPEEVIFAQKMMIEKCNRARKVVITATQMLDSMIKNPRPTRAEAGDVANAIMDGTDAVMLSGETAKGKYPVEAVTIMAQIAQRTDVALKAELGSRLDSPRLRITEAVCKGAVDTAEKLSAPLIVVATEGGKSARSVRKYFPTANILALTTNKKTAAQLVLSKGITPVVVDSINSTDDFYHLGKDLALSSELGRKGDIVVMVSGALVASGTTNTASVHVL; encoded by the coding sequence ATGAAGAAGACCAAAATCGTCTGTACGATTGGCCCTAAAACAGAATCAGTAGAGAAGCTTACCCAACTTGTTGACGCTGGTATGAATGTCATGCGTTTAAACTTCTCTCACGGTGATTACGAAGAACATGGCGGTCGTATCAAAAACTTCCGTCAGGTCATGCAAGCTGCCGGAAAACAACTCGCGATTCTTCTGGATACTAAAGGTCCTGAAATCCGTACCATCAAGCTGGAAAACGGCGATGATGTTGATCTGGTCGCTGGCCAGGAATTCACATTTACAACAGATGCAACGGTGGTCGGAAACAAAGACCGTGTTGCTGTCACTTATCCTGGATTTGCTCAGGATCTTTCTGTAGGTAACACCATTCTGGTTGACGATGGCTTGCTGGAAATGGAAGTGATTGCAAAAACCGAAACAGAAGTGAAATGTACGGTTCTGAACAATGGCGCACTGGGTGAGAATAAAGGTGTGAACCTGCCAAGCGTTTCTGTGAAATTGCCAGCGCTGTCTGAAAAAGATAAATCTGACCTGAAATTCGGTTGTGAACAGGGTGTTGATTTTGTTGCGGCTTCATTTATTCGTAAAGCTGACGATGTCCGTGAAATTCGTGAACTGCTGAATGCAAATGGCGGCGAAAGCATCCATATCATTTCAAAAATCGAAAACCAGGAAGGCGTTGATAACTTCGACGAAATTCTTGAGTTATCCGACGGCATCATGGTTGCACGTGGTGATTTAGGGGTAGAAATTCCACCTGAGGAAGTCATCTTTGCCCAGAAAATGATGATCGAAAAATGTAACCGTGCAAGAAAAGTTGTTATCACTGCAACTCAGATGCTGGATTCAATGATCAAAAACCCACGTCCAACCCGCGCAGAAGCCGGTGACGTAGCTAACGCGATCATGGACGGTACCGATGCAGTCATGCTTTCTGGCGAAACAGCAAAAGGTAAGTATCCTGTAGAAGCGGTAACCATCATGGCGCAAATTGCTCAGCGCACTGATGTTGCACTGAAAGCAGAACTGGGCTCACGTCTTGACAGCCCTCGTCTGAGAATTACTGAAGCCGTTTGTAAAGGCGCTGTCGATACTGCTGAAAAACTGAGTGCACCACTCATCGTGGTTGCAACTGAAGGCGGAAAATCTGCACGCTCTGTCAGAAAGTACTTCCCGACTGCAAACATCCTTGCGCTGACAACCAACAAGAAAACCGCAGCACAACTGGTTCTGTCAAAAGGTATTACACCTGTTGTTGTTGACTCAATTAACAGCACTGACGATTTCTACCACTTAGGTAAAGACCTGGCTTTGAGCTCGGAGCTGGGCCGCAAAGGTGACATCGTTGTCATGGTTTCCGGTGCATTGGTTGCTTCAGGCACAACAAACACTGCCTCTGTTCACGTTCTGTAA
- a CDS encoding DeoR/GlpR family DNA-binding transcription regulator yields MLKRNTQVRRHEIVQLVNQDGEVSVESLSRRFQTSEVTIRKDLTSLEKNGQLLRRYGGAVALPQEVVIDEVNSDVSVQKELLAVEAAKLIKDHHRIVIDSGSTTAALIQQMNNKQGLVVMTNTLHIANALHELENEPTLLMTGGTWDPHSESFQGQVAESVLRSYDFDQLFIGCDGIDLSRGTTTFNELTGLSKVMAEVSREVVVMAESEKIGRKIPNLELGWDKISVLVTDNDLSKADEQLIMAHQVKVIRAK; encoded by the coding sequence ATGTTGAAACGAAACACTCAAGTCAGGCGTCACGAAATTGTTCAGCTGGTGAATCAGGATGGTGAGGTCAGTGTTGAGTCTCTGTCCCGGCGTTTTCAGACTTCTGAGGTAACTATCAGAAAAGATCTGACTTCCCTTGAAAAGAATGGGCAATTACTGAGACGGTATGGCGGTGCGGTCGCATTACCGCAGGAGGTTGTGATTGATGAGGTCAATTCAGATGTTTCGGTTCAAAAGGAATTACTTGCGGTTGAAGCAGCAAAACTGATCAAAGATCATCACAGGATCGTGATCGATAGTGGCAGTACCACCGCCGCATTGATTCAGCAGATGAATAATAAACAGGGTTTGGTGGTGATGACCAATACATTGCATATTGCGAATGCGTTGCATGAATTGGAAAACGAACCCACACTTTTAATGACCGGCGGCACGTGGGATCCGCATTCTGAATCATTTCAGGGACAGGTTGCCGAATCTGTTCTTCGTTCTTATGACTTTGACCAATTGTTCATTGGCTGTGACGGCATTGATTTAAGCCGGGGCACAACCACATTTAATGAACTCACCGGATTGAGCAAAGTGATGGCGGAAGTTTCCCGCGAAGTCGTTGTCATGGCTGAGTCAGAGAAAATTGGCCGGAAAATTCCAAACCTTGAACTTGGATGGGACAAAATTAGTGTGCTTGTTACCGATAATGATTTATCCAAAGCAGATGAACAGTTGATTATGGCACATCAGGTCAAAGTGATTCGTGCGAAATAA